AAGTATGAACAGGTCAGTGACGAGGTCGCCAGGACCGTGCATGGTGTGCTGGCCGACGGCAAGGATCCTGCCTTCAGTGTCAAGGCGCTCGCGGCCACGCTCGATACGATGCATACCGGCGGGCGCTGGTAAGCCGGCATTGCCCACCTTACAAGCCGGTCCAGGCAGGAACGGCGCACCACCCGGCACACCGTTGCGAGGGTGCTAACGGCTCGCGGCGGCATGCGTTACATGAATTCCACAAAGCCTGAAATTAGCGCAGAGCAACAGAAAATTCCTGTAGTATCACGCTTGAAAATACCGTTTGTCAGGCATCTGTGATTATCTTGTCCAGTCTTAGCGCGCGTGTGCGGCCCTTGCTTTCCTCGACGTGGCGCTGGCTGCCCGCCGTGGCGGCCGTGTTGCTGGCCGGTGGCGCGCCGGCTGCGGCGGCTACCCTGACCATGGCCTGCGACTCCATCGGCCATGGCGGGCGGGTGTGCGAAGAGGGTGTGCGGGCGTGGGAGCGCAAGACCGGCCACCGGGTCAAGATGCTGGCGCTGCCGCCTTCATCGTCCGAGCGCCTGATCCTGTATCGCCAGCTGCTCGGCGTGCAGTCCCCGCTGGTCGATGTGCTCACCATCGACATTGTCTGGCCCGGCATCCTGGCCGATTCCCTCATCGACCTGAGCAAGCCGGCCGCGTCCACCATCCAGGACCATTTCCCCGCCATTGTAAAAAACAATACGGTGGACGGCCGCCTGATCGCCATGCCCTGGTTCACCGATACCGGCCTGCTGTACTACCGCAAGGATTTGCTGGCCAAGTACAAGCGGCCCATTCCCACGACCTGGGCCGAACTGACCGCCACGGCACGCCTGATCCAAAATGGCGAACGCAGCGGCGGCAACAAGCGCATGTGGGGCTATATCTGGCAGGGCCAGCCATACGAGGGGCTGACCTGCGATGCGCTCGAATGGATCCTCAGTCACGGCGGCGGTTCCATTGTGGAGCCGTCCGGGGCCGTCACGGTTGATAACCCCGGCACCATTGCCGCCCTGCGCATGGCAAGGAGCTGGATCGGCGACATTTCGCCCACCGCCGTGCTCAGCGCGCGCGAGGAAGAGTCGCGCGCCATGTTCCAGACGGGCGACGCGGTCTTTTTGCGCAACTGGCCGTATGTCTGGTCGGTCGTCAATGCGCCCGACAGCCCGATCCGCGGCAAGGTTGGCATCGCGGCACTGCCGCGCGGGCCCGGCGGGCAATCCGGTACCACCCTGGGCGGGCACCAGCTGGCAGTGTCAAAATATTCGCGCCACGCCGACCTGGCGATTGACCTGGTCCTGTTCCTGACCAGTCGCGCCGAGCAAAAGCGGCGCGCCCTGGCCCTGGGCGTGAGCCCCACCATCGGCAGCCTGTACCAGGAGGAGCAATTGATCGCCATGAACCCTTACCAGGAAACGCTGCGCGTGGCGGCGGCCAGCGCCACGCCGCGCCCCTCCACCGTCACTGGCCGCAAGTATGAGCAGGTCAGCAAGGCCGTGTGGCGCACCGTGTCGGGCGTCATTGCGGAGGGCAAGGATCCTGCATCGAGCGTCAAGGCGCTCGAGACGAACTTGAACAGCATGCATAAAGAACGCACATGGTAGGCGCATACAACAGTAAATCCGGACTCACGCGCACCGGCTTTCGCGGCGTGATGACGGCCGCGGCGCTGCTGTGCGCCTTTGGCCTGCTCATGATGGCAAGCTGGCACCTGCACCTGGTACGCCTGATCCAGTGGCACCCGGATTACGCCCCCATTCAGTACAACGCCGCCTTTGGCCTGTTGACGAGCGCGATGGGCCTGATGGCGCTGACGGCCGGGGCGCGCCGCATTGCCGCCTTGTGCGGCGCGCTTGGCGTACTGCTGGCCACGCTGACGCTGCTGCAGTACGCATTCGGCCTGGCGCTCGGTGTCGATACGCTGTTCATTAATTCCTATCTCACCGTCCACACCTCCACGCCGGGCCGCATGGCACCGAACGCGGCGGTGTGCCTGGCCCTGGCCGGGCTGGCGCTGCTGTGCCTGGCCGGGCGCCGCCCTGCCGCCAGCGCGGTGGCGGGCGTAGCCGCCGTGCTGTGCGGCGCCGTGGCCGCGCTCGCCGTGGCAGGCTACGCGGGCAAGGTCACCATGGCCTATGGCTGGTTCGGTTTCACGCACATGGCCTTGCCGGCGGCACTGGCGTTTCTGCCCCTGTCCTGGGCCCTGCTGATGCACTGCGCGCAGCGCTGGGAAACGCACCCGCGCCTGCGGCTGGTCTGGCGTCCGCTGCTGGTGGCCGGCGCCATGAGCGCCATGACCTGCGCCATGTGGCTGAGCCTTCTTGACGCGGAGCGCGCCCAGCTCCAGCGCAACGGCAAGGACGAGCTGGTCAAGCTGATTTCGCGCGTGACCGCCCCGGTCGAGTCGCGCATTGCGGCGCTGGGCCAGATGAAGCGGCGCTGGGAGTTTCGCGGCGCCACCCCGCGTGCGGAATGGGAAGCCGACGCGGCCGTGCTGCAGGAGTCGCCTGGCTACTTCCGGGCCATCGAGTGGGTCGATCCCGAGCGCGTGGTGCGCTGGGTGGTGCCGCTCAAGGGCAACGAAGCGGCGCGCGATATGGACCTGGGCGCCGAACTCAATGGCCTGGCCGCGCTGGAAGTGGCGCGCTTCAAGCGTTCACTCAGCGTCACCCACGTGGTCACGCTGGCCCAGGGCGGCGAAGGCTTCATGGCGATCCAGCCCCTGTTTGCCGGACCCCGCCTGGACGGCTTCATTGTCGGCGTGTTCGAGGTGCAGCCGATGCTCGCGCGCGCCATCGGCCAGGGCGAGTTTGCCAACGGTTATGCAGTCCAGGTGTTTGACGGCGAGCGCAAGCTGTTCGGCCAGCACGACGCGGTCCTGCCGGCGGCCGACCTGATCCATGAAGGGACAGTGCAGTTCCATGATGTGCGCTGGCAGGTGCGCATGTGGCCGACCGAGGCCCTGGTGGCGCGCCAGTCCTCGTCGCTGCCGTGGACCGTGCTCGGCACCGGCCTGTTTGTGGCACTGCTGCTGGGCCTGATCATGTTCCTGATCCGCGTGGCCAATGAGCGCGCCCAGGAACTGCGCACCGAAATCGGGGAACGTATCCGCGCCGAGCAGGAAAATGCCCTCCTCATTTCGGAGCTGGAAGTCGTCTTTGCCAACGTCATTGTGGGCATCGCGCTGATCAAGAACGGACGCACGGTGCGCTGCAATACGCAGTATGCCGACATTCTCGGCTACCAGATCGAGCAGGTGGCAGGGCAA
This region of Massilia sp. PAMC28688 genomic DNA includes:
- a CDS encoding diguanylate cyclase domain-containing protein, whose translation is MVGAYNSKSGLTRTGFRGVMTAAALLCAFGLLMMASWHLHLVRLIQWHPDYAPIQYNAAFGLLTSAMGLMALTAGARRIAALCGALGVLLATLTLLQYAFGLALGVDTLFINSYLTVHTSTPGRMAPNAAVCLALAGLALLCLAGRRPAASAVAGVAAVLCGAVAALAVAGYAGKVTMAYGWFGFTHMALPAALAFLPLSWALLMHCAQRWETHPRLRLVWRPLLVAGAMSAMTCAMWLSLLDAERAQLQRNGKDELVKLISRVTAPVESRIAALGQMKRRWEFRGATPRAEWEADAAVLQESPGYFRAIEWVDPERVVRWVVPLKGNEAARDMDLGAELNGLAALEVARFKRSLSVTHVVTLAQGGEGFMAIQPLFAGPRLDGFIVGVFEVQPMLARAIGQGEFANGYAVQVFDGERKLFGQHDAVLPAADLIHEGTVQFHDVRWQVRMWPTEALVARQSSSLPWTVLGTGLFVALLLGLIMFLIRVANERAQELRTEIGERIRAEQENALLISELEVVFANVIVGIALIKNGRTVRCNTQYADILGYQIEQVAGQSVAPQHPSEVVAREMGEAVAAALRAGQSFTVDLELVRHDGTRFWAACFGKALDPDNIDKGTVWVLEDISARKQAEEQLIYLAQHDALTGLANRTMLGDRLNMAVNRAARHQDQMAVCYIDLDRFKYINDTFGHDIGDQLLLAVSQRLLGSVRDTDTVARLGGDEFALVLSEGVDPEVVATVLQRIIDNICAPLELGGHPITVSGSIGVAIYPQHGLDSQTLLKHADEAMYDAKQAGRNNWRAYAPPVAQVA
- a CDS encoding ABC transporter substrate-binding protein, with translation MLSSTWRWLPAVAAVLLAGGAPAAAATLTMACDSIGHGGRVCEEGVRAWERKTGHRVKMLALPPSSSERLILYRQLLGVQSPLVDVLTIDIVWPGILADSLIDLSKPAASTIQDHFPAIVKNNTVDGRLIAMPWFTDTGLLYYRKDLLAKYKRPIPTTWAELTATARLIQNGERSGGNKRMWGYIWQGQPYEGLTCDALEWILSHGGGSIVEPSGAVTVDNPGTIAALRMARSWIGDISPTAVLSAREEESRAMFQTGDAVFLRNWPYVWSVVNAPDSPIRGKVGIAALPRGPGGQSGTTLGGHQLAVSKYSRHADLAIDLVLFLTSRAEQKRRALALGVSPTIGSLYQEEQLIAMNPYQETLRVAAASATPRPSTVTGRKYEQVSKAVWRTVSGVIAEGKDPASSVKALETNLNSMHKERTW